A region from the Acyrthosiphon pisum isolate AL4f chromosome A1, pea_aphid_22Mar2018_4r6ur, whole genome shotgun sequence genome encodes:
- the LOC107882999 gene encoding uncharacterized protein LOC107882999, whose product MIFYKCSLITFTILTVSIWVITVNSVLDPKDEKSDEKSDEKSDDIDPEHKTTADTDPNIVLLRTVCKDLLINFTDFRGDREDIKKKGNSMYFKLNNLIQF is encoded by the exons atgattttttataagtgtagcttaataacatttacaattttaactgtTTCAATTTGGGTCATAACAGTTAATTCAGTTCTAGATCCTAAAGATGAAAAATCTGATGAAAAATCTGATGAAAAATCTGATGACATAGATCCTGAACATAAAACAACTGCTGATACAGATCCTAATATAGTATTGTTGCGaa ctGTATGtaaag atcTTCTAATCAATTTTACTGATTTTCGGG GCGACAGAGaagatatcaaaaaaaaaggaaacagtatgtattttaaactcaataatttaattcaattttaa
- the LOC103308572 gene encoding protein ZBED8-like, whose protein sequence is MVELVCGLEQRKKIEAIPLSNDITINSRIPDMSTNILEQVIRELDSTPFPFSMQLDESTDISQCSQLLVFVRYIYSGTSKEEFLFCQPLLKTTRAIDVLRNSFLVELNTIDDSDLVKDELIDLRSKEMARHDFQTKNLIEFWCSLTMAYPRVVSRAMEFLIPFATTYLCESGFSTMVTIKTKARNRLDIKDDMCVALSNTVPDFKAILQSKQQQMSDYKLYLTIRK, encoded by the exons ATGGTAGAATTAGTATGTGGTTTGgaacaacgaaaaaaaattgaagctaTACCTTTATCAAATGATATTACTATCAACTCTAGGATTCCTGATATGTCCACTAACATTTTGGAACAAGTAATTCGGGAATTAGATTCAACTCCTTTTCCATTCAGTATGCAGTTGGACGAAAGTACAGATATCTCTCAATGCAGccaattattagtttttgtacGTTACATATATTCTGGAACTAGTAaagaagaatttttattttgtcaaccacttttgaaaactacaagGGCAATTGACGT GTTACGCAATTCTTTCCTCGTGGAGTTAAATACAATTGATGATTCAGATCTCGTTAAAGATGAACTAATTGATTTAAGATCAAAAGAAATGGCACGCCACgactttcaaacaaaaaatctaaTCGAATTTTGGTGTTCGTTGACGATGGCTTATCCACGAGTTGTATCCAGGGCAATGGAATTTTTGATTCCATTCGCTACTACCTATCTTTGTGAGTCTGGATTTTCCACAATGGTCACAATTAAAACTAAAGCAAGAAATCGATTGGACATTAAGGACGATATGTGCGTTGCTCTGTCCAATACGGTCCCAGATTTCAAGGCAATATTGCAATCAAAACAACAACAAATGTcagattataaattgtatttgactaTAAGAAAgtga